TTCATGCCCTTCAGAGAGGAGATGTGGCACTGCAGCTCAGGGTCGGAGCGGCACGCAGACGAGTGGAGCGACTGCAGCTGCAGCCGAGTGGAGGATGAATACGTGTCCTCCAGTGTGAAAAGCTCCTTCAGCTCCTGCTTAGAGAAGTACCGAAATGGGTGCACATACatgtgcaaatacacacacaagcacacacatgacGAAAATATATCGTATAGATGTACCGGTTCAAGTAAGAATTTTAAATAcgcaaccaggaaaaaaaacaaaaaacatttgtacACCCTGGcacatgtgtttttttgtttttttaaaataaagttttaaaataataataagaacattaatactgaaataacatgcacacaaatatgctgtgaaatcttaaactttttaaatgttatatttaaattttttgcacATACTCAACATCTCCCAGATTCATGAAGAGCTTCACCCAGGTTACTTTTCTTAAAGTTCTCAAATGAACAGAGCTCCTTACTGCTTCCCCTGAGGTCCACAGGAACACTGCTCTTTTTAGGGCTTCAACAATtagttttataaacaaatactctcgactgtttttaatcaactacTCCTGGGTAGCTGGAGTACTACTCCACTAAGCTTTTGTGGAGTGCCTTAAGCAGAATGAACTTAAGAATGCATTTAGGCGACTTATTAGAAGGAATGTAAAAAGTgagttcttaaaaaaataaataaataaatgaaaataaataaataaaacctgagaTGTATCTTGATCTCAGGTTTCCCTTATCGATGGCTTGTAACTTGCTTATCCAAGTCGATGGATGTAACTACCACCCCAAAGTGACGGTACAGAGaaaggatacatggcatcatgaactATCAaaaatcaacagatattaaatgaaaacctgactgcctctgacagaaagcttcaaattggccgtggttggatcttccagcaggacagtgatccaaaacatacatcaagatcaaaacaaaaatggtttactgctACTTTATTTgttacacaaatacaaacacacacacacacacgtttgtagTGCTTGTGTAGTTTCAGTTTGAATGTGTAAGCTCTGGgagattcacacactacagggtTTGAGTGGTTTCCCCctgcagtgtctccagttttacaaatgcagtaaaaatgGGAGACAGGAGTTAAGTggtgcagagacacacacacacacacacacacacacacacacacacacacacacacacacacacacacacacacacacacacacacacacatactgactgGTATGTAAATACCTGTTACATTTCTCCTCCCTGTTTGCATCATTGATATTCAAAGacctgcattaacacagcagcctgcactctgacccccaCCTCATTATACTTTAATAATGTCCAGTGGATATATTCTGATGTATATATAACAAGTTCAATCACctgatttctttagcttttgatactctctggctgctcctaaggccatacagacttcatatgaatccataatgaactttttcacactatctgttgttacccagatgaggacgggttccttctgagtcgggttcctctcaaggtttcttcctcttaaaacaccttagggagtttttcctcgccaccgtcgccactcagtgtcttgctcagttgggatgaattcacacctttaatatctgtataccatgttgatatttctgtaaagctgctttgagacaatgtctattgtaaaaagcgctatacaaataaaattgaactgaactgcacttactcctaaggtcagatcaggttaacgttctttgcttccccatgaggcgcaataagtttacagactacgaaagtaacactggcttgatctaagacagtgaaaaatagtcaagagcacatagcaagctttgtttcatgctttgtgtcgatgatcagctcactgtattgggacaaaaatatatatatatatatatatctgcagatcgcatatttaagccaaacacatccaatttggatctacatcttatcgatcaccacacatccatgaagactttcctgtacatcacagattagATTTTTGACTTTTCGGTCACAAAACATCcagactgattgattaatactagCTAATTTATTGTGATTGCTCATACAGAGGTCATATTATTTTCTagacaaactatttactgttagctgctgattctattgcctatatccacaaacatttgaaagcagcaaaactttttatttgggattaagtaGAAGGCTGTCTAGAAGTAACATTCTGCCCAATTCCTCACCTATGCCAGCAGtgagagtgcatgatgtggccacAGCTGCCGGTATGGGTACCAAAGGACAGGTCAGGGTGCATGAAGAGGGGATCATAGCTCTCTGGAACACACATGTATCCTCcagaaataagcacactggCTACTCAAACCTATCCAATTACTTGACTTGCACACTGTAAACCATAACCTTACCTGGATTGTGAGGGGGTCTTTTGTGGTTCTCGGACATGACCGTAGAGCGTTGGACAAAGGCAGCGAGCACCATGACGGCGCCATCAGGTAGGATCTCCTGCGCTTCGTGACACAGGATACACATCTCCAtctgcctcctctctcctcctctggcacgccaacgacgaggtcccacacacaccagagcaccgtcacatgaactggggctgtaccaagcagagacggatggttacaagtacactataaccttaattttatgttaaggtacttctgaatttgttaaaataatcaatgttgaataaatgggttcatctttttttaatcaccaggaaattgctaaaaatggcctaggatcCTCTACCCTACCCTACCCTACCTCTACCCTAGGATCATTTACCCTAACAGAAAATGCTCcaaatgaatatgcaagataaagagtttaaggatgggaatttacttatgttatgtgaagaccaccattaaatgcaagaacttttaggacaaagaacagacaactgctcagcaaagtcaaggaagtgttgatgcatggatttactgacataaatgtactgactggataTTGAGAATATAATACAAGTTGACTTATAAAGAACACTGCGTCACTACGAGCATGCTTAGGTATCTAtgctctgctgatgtagaggctgagacgtccagatcctctgaatcctgcgtgagcagatctatgtacttattgataaaatgactctGGCTCTGTAATGTTTGAGCCgtggtctttttccagcacagttcagctttcctttttctctctgctttgtctttgtcccacacagtctgcaacacacacacacacacacacacacacacacacacacacacacacacacacacacacacacacacacacacacacacacacacacacacacacacacacacacacgcacgtagatttaagctcttcaacactttaaagggtaatggttaatatgtcagtggaatagaaagttgctcaaagtctgacctccttgtgacagtgcccagttccttcacagggaggtgcagcagctgtgcactcgcgcatcgttttaatgctaaccaccatctgtgtagaaaaagacacataattTAGGAAAATACTTTTACAAGAAAACGATACAGCAGTGCAGTTAGAACTACATGCATACACAATCAAAGTCTTGCAAAACTAAGCATATGTTCAATAGAACACATTTGTGCACtaaaaagtatacacacacaccataccattaaatactgaagatgcattacaattttactaacatttaatttgcctgtttctcttcaaagtacatactgcaatacatcatta
This DNA window, taken from Ictalurus punctatus breed USDA103 unplaced genomic scaffold, Coco_2.0 Super-Scaffold_100, whole genome shotgun sequence, encodes the following:
- the LOC128629783 gene encoding E3 ubiquitin-protein ligase UBR2-like isoform X2; this translates as MEMCILCHEAQEILPDGAVMVLAAFVQRSTVMSENHKRPPHNPESYDPLFMHPDLSFGTHTGSCGHIMHSHCWHRHVLSHGLWITGPARCMCDILKSLRVEH
- the LOC128629783 gene encoding E3 ubiquitin-protein ligase UBR2-like isoform X1; translated protein: MEMCILCHEAQEILPDGAVMVLAAFVQRSTVMSENHKRPPHNPESYDPLFMHPDLSFGTHTGSCGHIMHSHCWHRHVLSHGLWITGPARCMCDILKSLRVEVRCVRKWIHESFSSL